In Ancalomicrobiaceae bacterium S20, the following proteins share a genomic window:
- a CDS encoding ABC transporter substrate-binding protein gives MDPIWTNSRPTRNHGYMIYDTLFALDRDGKVAPQMVDRYDVSPDRLVYTFTLRDGLLWHDGQPVTAEDCVASIRRWAAKDSLGQKLMAITRAIDVVDAKSFRITLTKPTGVLLFGLAKPSSYPAFMMPKRVAETDPFKQITDYTGSGPFVFKTDEWQPGVKAVYVKFDKYKPRDEPPSGLAGGKKVNVDRVVWLSMPDPQAQVNALAAGEIDYLEMPLVDLLPLLRDDKNVRLTEYNPLGIMMAFRMNHTTKPFDDPKIRQAVWYALNQRDFMAAAVGDPKQYRICKSMYACGTAFETNVGMEGKLESTVDKSKALLKEAGYDGTPVVLIQFTGLGSNIGPVAKALLERGGFKVDMQVSDIATWVARQKSRAPSNAGGWSAFMTGPTGIDTINPLVVDMMDASCDKAQPGWPCDAELEKLRQAFMDATDLEAQKAAADAAQKRAVEISTHIPIGQFHVPIATRSTVEGVIEAPAPVFWNLVKH, from the coding sequence TTGGATCCGATATGGACCAATTCACGTCCGACCCGCAACCACGGCTACATGATCTACGACACGTTGTTCGCGCTCGATCGGGACGGCAAGGTCGCTCCGCAGATGGTCGATCGGTACGACGTGTCGCCGGATCGACTGGTCTACACCTTTACGTTGCGTGATGGTCTGCTCTGGCACGACGGCCAGCCGGTCACGGCGGAGGACTGCGTCGCCTCGATCCGGCGCTGGGCCGCGAAGGACTCGCTCGGCCAGAAACTGATGGCGATCACCCGCGCGATCGACGTCGTCGACGCGAAGTCGTTCCGGATCACGCTGACGAAGCCGACCGGCGTTCTGCTGTTCGGCCTCGCCAAGCCGTCGTCCTACCCGGCCTTCATGATGCCGAAGCGGGTTGCGGAGACCGATCCGTTCAAGCAGATCACCGACTATACCGGCTCCGGCCCGTTCGTGTTCAAGACCGACGAGTGGCAGCCGGGCGTGAAGGCGGTTTACGTCAAGTTCGACAAGTACAAGCCCCGCGACGAGCCGCCCTCGGGCCTCGCCGGGGGCAAGAAGGTCAATGTCGACCGGGTGGTCTGGCTGTCGATGCCGGATCCGCAGGCGCAGGTGAACGCGCTCGCCGCCGGCGAGATCGACTATCTCGAAATGCCGCTCGTCGACCTGCTGCCGCTGCTGCGCGACGACAAGAACGTCCGGCTGACCGAGTACAACCCGCTCGGCATCATGATGGCGTTCCGGATGAACCACACCACCAAGCCGTTCGACGATCCGAAGATCCGGCAGGCGGTCTGGTACGCGCTCAATCAGCGCGACTTCATGGCCGCGGCGGTCGGCGATCCGAAGCAGTACCGGATCTGCAAGTCGATGTACGCCTGCGGCACCGCCTTCGAGACCAACGTCGGCATGGAGGGCAAGCTGGAGTCCACCGTCGACAAGTCGAAGGCGCTGCTGAAGGAGGCCGGTTACGACGGGACGCCGGTCGTGCTGATCCAGTTCACCGGCCTCGGCTCGAACATCGGGCCGGTCGCCAAGGCGCTGCTCGAGCGCGGCGGCTTCAAGGTCGACATGCAGGTCTCCGACATCGCGACCTGGGTGGCGCGGCAGAAGAGCCGGGCGCCGTCGAACGCCGGCGGCTGGAGCGCCTTCATGACCGGGCCGACCGGCATCGACACGATCAACCCGCTGGTCGTCGACATGATGGACGCCAGTTGCGACAAGGCGCAGCCCGGCTGGCCCTGCGATGCCGAGCTCGAGAAGCTGCGGCAGGCGTTCATGGACGCGACCGATCTCGAAGCGCAGAAGGCCGCGGCCGATGCGGCGCAGAAGCGCGCGGTCGAGATCTCGACCCATATCCCGATCGGCCAGTTCCATGTGCCGATCGCGACACGGTCGACTGTCGAAGGCGTCATTGAGGCGCCGGCGCCGGTGTTCTGGAACCTCGTCAAGCACTGA
- a CDS encoding SfnB family sulfur acquisition oxidoreductase codes for MVMGAAAENIEPLRERPRVNQPDVSLPPSPYPRQPARIIRDHDEAVAVARELAADFAVEAALRDREGFLPIDEIERFSQSGLWAITVPKAYGGPELSFVTVTEVLKIISAVDPSLGQMPHNHFAFVEHLKSDATEEQRRHFFAEVLKGVRFGNAMSEPGNRPVNDMQTKLTHVDGGVLVNGTKFYSTCALLSHVVVIVGKDDKNEHFFAFADRAADGLTIVNDWSSFGQRTTASGTVIAKDVFVPYDRLVPTPFSKGLPTAHGAVNQILTAIVDLGIAKGALDDTVAFVRGKSRAWVDSGKAMASEDPFTIAAVGDLAIRLHAAEAMMERAARLVDVGLADPTADTSAAASIATAEAKVLSTEIALAATNRLFELAGSRATLATHGLDRHWRNARTHTLHDPVRWKFFHIGNFVLNEVRPPQGAFI; via the coding sequence ATGGTGATGGGAGCCGCCGCCGAGAACATCGAGCCGCTGCGGGAGCGGCCGCGGGTGAACCAACCCGACGTGTCGCTGCCGCCGAGCCCCTACCCGCGCCAACCCGCGCGGATCATTCGCGACCACGACGAGGCGGTCGCGGTCGCCCGCGAACTCGCCGCCGACTTCGCCGTGGAAGCGGCCCTGCGCGATCGCGAGGGCTTCCTGCCGATCGACGAGATCGAGCGCTTCTCGCAGAGCGGATTGTGGGCGATCACGGTGCCGAAAGCCTATGGCGGCCCGGAGCTGTCGTTCGTCACCGTCACCGAGGTGCTGAAGATCATCTCGGCCGTCGATCCGAGCCTCGGGCAGATGCCGCACAACCACTTCGCCTTCGTCGAACACCTGAAGAGCGACGCGACCGAGGAGCAGCGGCGCCATTTCTTCGCCGAGGTGCTGAAGGGCGTCCGCTTCGGCAACGCCATGTCCGAACCCGGCAACCGGCCGGTCAACGACATGCAGACCAAGCTGACCCACGTCGATGGCGGCGTGCTGGTCAACGGAACGAAATTCTACTCGACCTGCGCACTGCTCTCCCACGTGGTCGTCATCGTCGGCAAGGACGACAAGAACGAGCATTTCTTTGCCTTCGCCGATCGCGCGGCCGACGGGCTGACCATCGTCAACGACTGGTCGAGCTTCGGCCAGCGCACGACGGCCTCCGGCACGGTGATCGCGAAGGACGTGTTCGTGCCCTACGACCGGCTGGTGCCGACCCCCTTCTCCAAGGGGCTGCCGACCGCCCACGGCGCCGTGAACCAGATCCTGACCGCGATCGTCGATCTCGGCATCGCAAAGGGTGCGCTCGACGACACCGTCGCCTTCGTGCGCGGCAAGTCGCGGGCCTGGGTCGACAGCGGCAAGGCGATGGCGAGCGAGGACCCGTTCACGATCGCGGCCGTCGGCGATCTGGCGATCCGGCTGCATGCCGCGGAAGCGATGATGGAACGCGCCGCGCGGCTCGTCGACGTCGGCCTCGCCGACCCGACCGCCGACACCTCCGCCGCGGCGTCGATCGCGACCGCCGAGGCCAAGGTTCTGTCGACCGAGATCGCGCTGGCTGCGACCAACCGCCTGTTCGAGCTCGCCGGCAGCCGCGCGACGCTCGCCACCCACGGCCTCGATCGGCACTGGCGCAATGCCCGGACCCATACGCTGCACGATCCGGTCCGCTGGAAATTCTTCCACATCGGCAACTTCGTCCTGAACGAGGTCCGGCCGCCGCAAGGAGCCTTCATCTGA